Below is a genomic region from Primulina eburnea isolate SZY01 chromosome 9, ASM2296580v1, whole genome shotgun sequence.
CTAGTGCGTGCCCCCATGCCTTTTTTTGACGTACAGTTTTTATtagactttttttttaaaaaatatatatatatatatatatatatatatatatattaattggaTTTTGCCCAATGCAAATAAATAACAAGGAAGAAGTCAGACTTTGGGGTATTAATTGATGGAACCCCACACTAATAATTTCTAGAATAGAATACAATATTTTGACGTTACATTTAAATCCCTTCTCTCTACAAAATCCCTCACACCAATTCCATTTATCCAAATTTTCAGAaaggtttttgttttgtttttataGTTCTTATTTTTactgtaatatatatataatctgtaATGGAGCATTTGTTGGGTTTGCTGAGGATTAAAGTGCTGAGAGGGATAAACCTTGCTATAAGAGATTCCTGCAGCAGCGATCCTTACATGGTGGTAAGGTTGGGCAAACAGGTTAGTTAATCCATCATTTCTTTCttggttcttcttctttttttttaaaaaaaaaatcttgggATTTTCAGTTCTTggactcttttttttttagggtttatatatgtatacatcAACTATATGAAATCTTCTGTGTATGATTTGATCTTGATTCTTGTTAGATGAGTTTGTGTTAAGAATCTTGGTCTTGATCTGTTTTTTTTTCAGAACAAAGTCATTAAATATATCATAGATTGCTTATTTGACTCTGATAATTTCCTGTGCTTCATAAAATCTATATTATAATATACACATTAAAATATgtctaaacaaaataaaaagaaacaataacatttttcctttcattttaaaaatgatcaaaattcaaaaaaatatgtttgcagTATGTATGCTTTGGgtaataaaaaatatcaaaactatagaAAAAAAATCCGATGCAAACCGAAATCGACAAGTTATATAACTAAATCTCAAAACTTGTCAAAACTTAGAGGACTAAAATTACACATTCTGGTTTTTTTTAGTAATAACATTAGTAATACGGAGTAATTTATATGGGACAAGCGAGGCTAATGTCAAATTTTAtgcatagttttttttttttaaatagtttTATTCCTAGATATTTTATACGGGCCCTCGACTTAACTAATGGGAAACTTGGGAGAACAACTTGGTCAAAGTTCTAAAGATCCCAGTGGAATGAATTATATTTGATTTTGAGGAAGCTTTCTGGATTAACAATAATTGACTTATGTTAACACTAAAATGTTTGTGTCTGAATAAATTAATATCCCTTACTGCAAATTCCTGAATCATTCGTGTAAATGTAATATTCAGAAACTAAAGACTCGCGTGGTGCAAAATAATCTCAATCCTGAGTGGAACGAAGAGCTTACGCTAACAATTACGGATTCCACTATTCCTATCAAAGTGGTAATTTCTTATTCTTTATTTAtgattattctttttttttttttgagttagGAGGACAAATTGAGTCTTGACTCCGAGACTTGATGTCAGATGAGCTAAAAAAACAAGTTTACGAACGTTAAACAAAAATCTACGGCGACGATGATACTCATGAGAGTCGGATTTCATTTTCTCACTAATTGTGTGTTGCAGCAAGTATACGATAAAGATTTATTCACGCCAGATGACAGAATGGGTGATGCTGAATTCGACATCAAAGAATTCGTAGAAGCTGTAAAAATGAGACTGGAAAATGTTCCCAGCGGAACTGTGATCACAAAAATTAAACCAAACAGGGAAAACTGCTTAGTTGAAGAAGCTTCAATTGTTTGGGAGACTGGTAAAGTTATACAACATATGTTTCTTAGGCTTCGCAACGTCGAACGCGGCGAAATCGAACTTCAGCTGCAGTGGATTGATGTCCCGGGATCCCGAGGTTTATAGTTTGTCAAGAAACTTAGTGCGTACTCGAATGTTGCTTCCAATATTCCAGATTAGGATTAATTAAAGtgttgttaattttgcatggGGGAAGGACCTTTTTTAAattctatttttgaaaaataatcatatcCTCGAGGgaatttgcggaaaataaaaaatcatctCAAGTGTATTAAATACATGGAagcgttattttttttttaaaaaaaattatccgaCCAAAGTTATTTGCTAATTGAACGTGAGTGAAATATATTTAATCAATAAAATGTTTATTAGTATCATTGGAAAATCACGAAATTGATCGTATATTTGGCCTCATTGGAATGGATtcacgtaattttttttaaaaaaaaaagaagaagaaaagaaatgacCCTTCGgaacaaattttttttggaatggaattaatatttttaaaattgtaattttataCTTTCAACTCAGATAAAAATCCACCATCAACGAGCGACCAAATTGTAATTTTGAAAtgggaaaaataataataaagtcCGACGCCTGAAGCCCACAAAAATGTTTGGGCTCGGACCATAAAAAATTGCGAATTTGGCCTATAAAATTTTCGGTCATTTTTCAGACTGGGCGGAACTCAAGTTTTCGAATATATGGCAAGGATCGAGATTGAAGTTATGGTAGAGAATTCTATAATAATGGAATGATTTGAATCAGATTTTGGAAAGATGTTCGACTATTTATGGAAAGAATCAGATTTTGGAAAGATTTTCGACTATTTATGGAAAGATTTGAGGGGAAAAATAGCATGATTTTGTGCCAAAATTAAAAAGGACGTAACACCTGTAAATAGGGCCTCAAACCAGTCGAAATACCcatctcaaattttcgaaatttcagcaCAACACACACGCactttgaaataatatattaatatatgtcTGAAATATTTAGTActtaaatatcatatattaataatgATTTTTCAAAGTTTTGTATCAAATTTTTATCCGAAAAAGGCGTATATAATATTGTCATATCTGAAACTGTTAGTACTCAATATTATATAGTAATAgcaatttttcaagaaattgtACTGAATTTTTCCATGAAAAAGATCTGTCagtaatatatcaaaatttataCATGTTTTAGtactaaaaaaatcatatattagtgTCCGctctaaaatatataattttgaaatatcaaatatttgttcCAAATTATAATGTTTTGTATCGAATTTCATCCAGAAAAACACATTTGGGCTCAAGAAgtgtagaatttttttttttgttagtcagagactgaaaaaaaaaaaaaagaatggaTCTGGTAGAGCCTGAACATGCATTTAACTATTGAGACGATAATTTATTGATTATTTGCTATCAAAGGTTTTTTCTTTAAGGAGTCGACTTATTGTGTTTTGGGTACATATATATCATCTCCTAATACCTATCAAAACTCGGGACAAAATATGGTCGTATTCTACTTCTTTAGATTTATTATGAGTATGTCttttatgagacgatctcatagaTTTTTATACATTAGACGAGTCAACCttcctatattcacaataaaaaataatatttttgacataaaagacAATACTTTAACATGAGTGACTCATATAAAATATCATCttacaaaatttatatttaaaatcgtctcacattaatttttatgtttattataTTGCACtgctaaaatatatatataaataccgaAGATTATATGTATATGTAAAGGATTCTTGGAAATAATTAAGGTAAACTTTTGAAATCTCTCTGATGAATTGTAAATGCCAGTGAAAAAATATATACGTAATTTCACTTCATCTATTACTATATATAATACAAGATGAAATCATGATGTAATTTTCTATTTACCTAAAATATCCCTCATCTTATCAAATTAACTACATAGTTAATTATATTACAATACTAATtttctttatattttatttactacaattttaatttaaaaatttgtaaattttatttcaaaattttaaaaactacttcattcttaaaataaattttttatgagGCGGTCTAATAGATTTTTATACATGAGAGGAGTCAATttgttcatatttataataaaaagtaatattttttcatcgtTGACCTAAATAGAAAAcctatctcacaaaattaaccTATGAAACCATCTCATAATTAGAGTTTTTGTGTAATTTACTAAGTGAACAATTTTTTCATGTCATTTCAGACTGGCTTAAATTTTGAGCTCTAATGGTGTCTCTCTTCCCCTTCTTAATTTAGGTaaaaactcgtgtgagacgatctcacgggttgtattcgtgagacggatctcttatttgggctatccgtgaaaaagtattactttttatgctaaaatattactttttattgtaaatataggtagggttgacccgtctcacagattaagatccgtgtgacggtctcacatgagacccactccttAATTTATTGATAGTCAATATCTAGTCTATTCCatttaaaactatttttttttaaaaaaaaaacgccAAGTTATTTTATTCATATCTAATAAATTTATATGAACTTTGATTTCTTCAACATGTTCATTTTTTGAATTAATATTTATGAACTCGCCTTCTCCAGAAACTGAGAAAATTTTAGGATTGGAATCGTACGTAATATTGGCGTTAATATTTTACGTTTCaagttttttcaatttattttgtaattttaatcaATTTTTTCACGAAAATTTATATAACATTTCACACAtctaacattttattaatttcatgtCGAAaccacataaaaaaaataaaattacaaaacaagcaaatatagaaaaataatattaaaatttaataatataatagacAAAAATAGTAAAGAACATAGAGGAGATGCATACAACGAGGATTATACATGTTGTATAGTGCATTGTCGAGTCcattcaaaatataatttttgcaTAGAAAGTCGCTGTAATTGCGTGCATCAACGGCTGCCCTCTTTTGAGTATCTCGTTCTCTTTCATCAAAAGTAGGCGGATCTTCATTGAGGTATTTCGCCAAAGCTAAGGTGGTCAAGtagaaaaacattttttgttGACACAGCTTGAAATTAGCACCATGGAACTTTTCAGGTTTTTTCTCCATGATGGACAATTGGAGTTGTACTTGTTGAGGCCATTTTGgttcaaatatcattttaagATTGTTGGTAggtattcttttattttttttcttgggAAATCTCGGGATAGAAACGGGTGAACCAAAAGGCTACGAGAAAATAGTCGAGGCAAGAGTTTGACAATTTTTCCTTAAAACAATATTGTCCCGCCCTGATGCTCAAGGTTGTTGGCAATTCATTTCCCAATATAAAATGACTACGACTTTAAAATAGTAGcactataaattttaaaacaacaCGAACTTGAAATGTTTAGAACGCTATGAaaatggtatgcaaactttctAATTTCGAATTCTAAACACGAAACTTAAAAATCCAATTCCAACAGTTTAAATCTTGCAAAACTTGGATTTAAGCGCAAATGCTTAAAAAACTAAAATCTTGAAGACAACTCTCGAATTTAATTTCAAAGTTCGAATTTAAGCGTAAAAGCTTAGAAAATCCAAACTTAagaatttatattttgaaa
It encodes:
- the LOC140840552 gene encoding protein C2-DOMAIN ABA-RELATED 4-like — protein: MEHLLGLLRIKVLRGINLAIRDSCSSDPYMVVRLGKQKLKTRVVQNNLNPEWNEELTLTITDSTIPIKVQVYDKDLFTPDDRMGDAEFDIKEFVEAVKMRLENVPSGTVITKIKPNRENCLVEEASIVWETGKVIQHMFLRLRNVERGEIELQLQWIDVPGSRGL